TCGACAAAGACGGGCAATCACCAAGGGATAATAGCCATAGCTACAAATTTTTCATATTACGAACCTGAGGAGATCATACAAAAGGCAAAGAGCAAAGGAGAAGACCCTTTGATCGTGGTTTTAGACCAGCTGACCGACCCTCATAATTTCGGAGCGATAATAAGAACGGCAGATGCCTGTGGAGCTCATGGGATTATAATTTCGAAAAACAGATCTGTAGATTTAAGCCCTATTGCGGTAAAGTCATCTGCAGGAGCGGCAGAGCATATGATGGTATCTAAAGTGACAAACTTGACTCAGACATTGAAAGACCTTAAAAAACAAGGGGTTTGGATAGCAGGGGCCGAGCCTTCCGGAGACATTTATTATAAAAGCAATCTCAAGGGACCTTTAGCCCTTGTCATAGGCAGCGAGGGAAAAGGAA
This genomic window from Alkalibacter saccharofermentans DSM 14828 contains:
- the rlmB gene encoding 23S rRNA (guanosine(2251)-2'-O)-methyltransferase RlmB, giving the protein MMREKQNPKKRDNKNYEDDQNKGARKQGSDRPERDVRQIEGKNPILEALKSGVTIEKIMVAKGRRETGNTEVFDLAKEQKIKIQFVDRKKLDYSTKTGNHQGIIAIATNFSYYEPEEIIQKAKSKGEDPLIVVLDQLTDPHNFGAIIRTADACGAHGIIISKNRSVDLSPIAVKSSAGAAEHMMVSKVTNLTQTLKDLKKQGVWIAGAEPSGDIYYKSNLKGPLALVIGSEGKGISRLVQEECDFSVSIPMYGEIGSLNASVAAGILLSESARQRREG